The following proteins are encoded in a genomic region of Synechococcus sp. CBW1002:
- a CDS encoding VOC family protein, whose translation MAQSATHRLGHVALRVQDMDRATAFYGSLGFRLTWEADDWAYLQNPRNGDGIALLSPSYKAAGPHVAFHFCERCEVEEAHARLAAAGHPVGPVHDHRDGTASFYFQDSEGNWLEMLYEPAAGIPSNVPGQAPIPVPPLAAERS comes from the coding sequence ATGGCTCAGTCGGCGACCCACCGCCTCGGTCACGTGGCCCTGCGGGTGCAGGACATGGACCGTGCCACGGCGTTCTATGGCTCGCTTGGTTTTCGGCTCACCTGGGAGGCCGACGACTGGGCCTATCTCCAGAACCCCCGCAATGGCGACGGCATTGCCCTGCTGAGCCCCAGCTACAAGGCGGCCGGTCCCCACGTCGCCTTCCACTTCTGTGAGCGCTGCGAGGTGGAGGAGGCCCATGCCCGCCTGGCGGCGGCCGGTCATCCGGTGGGGCCGGTGCATGACCACCGCGACGGCACGGCGTCCTTCTACTTTCAGGATTCCGAGGGCAACTGGCTGGAGATGCTCTACGAGCCAGCCGCCGGCATCCCCTCCAACGTGCCGGGCCAGGCCCCGATTCCCGTGCCGCCGCTGGCGGCTGAGCGCAGTTGA
- the hemB gene encoding porphobilinogen synthase, with the protein MELSYRPRRLRRTPALRALVREHHLAAADFIYPLFVHEGATNEPIGAMPGCQRWSLEGLVQEVGRAWDLGIRCVVLFPKVADGLKTEDGAECFNEHGLIPRAIRRLKEVHPGMTIMTDVALDPYSCDGHDGIVSAEGVVLNDETVSILCRQAVAQARAGADLIGPSDMMDGRVGAIREALDEEGFEHVGIISYTAKYASAYYGPFREALDSAPRATNSKPIPKDKSTYQMDPANGRESLTEALLDEQEGADILMVKPGLAYLDIIHRLRGETELPIAAYNVSGEYAMVKAAAERGWIDERAVVLETLLCFKRAGADLILTYHACDAAAWLR; encoded by the coding sequence ATGGAGCTCTCCTACCGCCCCCGCCGGCTGCGCCGCACCCCTGCGCTGCGGGCCCTGGTGCGTGAGCACCATCTGGCAGCGGCTGATTTCATCTATCCCCTGTTCGTGCATGAGGGGGCGACCAACGAGCCGATCGGCGCCATGCCCGGCTGCCAGCGTTGGAGCCTGGAGGGTCTGGTGCAGGAGGTGGGCCGCGCCTGGGATCTGGGCATCCGCTGCGTGGTGCTCTTCCCCAAGGTGGCCGATGGCCTCAAGACCGAGGACGGCGCCGAGTGCTTCAACGAGCACGGCCTGATCCCTCGCGCCATCCGCCGGCTGAAGGAGGTGCACCCCGGCATGACGATCATGACGGACGTGGCCCTCGATCCCTATTCCTGCGACGGCCATGACGGCATCGTCAGCGCCGAGGGGGTGGTGCTCAACGACGAGACCGTCTCGATCCTCTGCCGCCAGGCCGTGGCCCAGGCCCGCGCCGGCGCCGACCTGATCGGCCCCAGCGACATGATGGACGGCCGCGTGGGTGCGATCCGCGAGGCCCTCGATGAGGAGGGCTTCGAGCATGTGGGGATCATCAGCTACACCGCCAAGTACGCCTCCGCCTACTACGGCCCCTTCCGCGAGGCGCTCGATTCGGCGCCCCGCGCCACCAACAGCAAGCCGATTCCCAAGGATAAAAGCACCTATCAGATGGACCCGGCCAATGGCCGTGAATCCCTCACCGAAGCCCTGCTTGATGAGCAGGAAGGCGCCGACATCCTCATGGTGAAGCCCGGCCTGGCCTATTTGGACATCATCCATCGGCTGCGGGGCGAAACCGAACTGCCGATCGCCGCTTACAACGTGAGCGGCGAATACGCCATGGTCAAGGCGGCGGCGGAGCGGGGCTGGATCGACGAGCGGGCCGTGGTGCTGGAAACCCTGCTCTGCTTCAAGCGGGCCGGTGCCGATCTGATCCTCACCTATCACGCCTGTGATGCGGCGGCCTGGCTGCGCTGA
- a CDS encoding DnaJ C-terminal domain-containing protein → MNANGYRDYFKVLGVERGADADTIKKAFRRLARQYHPDVNPGDKSAEARFKEVSEAYEVLSDPDKRRRYEQFGQYWSQVGGPAGGGGPGMDVDFGRYGNFDDFINDLLGRFGGSGGAPGGFGFGSGFPGGFGGGFPGPGAATARGGAANLDAEASLNLTYSEAFRGCERTLAVNEERVQVRIPAGVKAGSRLRLKGKGNLQPGTGRRGDLYLQLQLQEHPVWKLDGDQLRAELPLSLDELALGGEVRVATPDGEAAVQVPPGMTLGRSLRLKGKGWPVKGGRGDLLLTPVLKLPEALSPEERSLLEQLRQARSADPRSGWIQSAKL, encoded by the coding sequence ATGAATGCCAACGGCTACCGCGACTACTTCAAGGTTCTGGGCGTGGAGCGCGGTGCCGATGCCGACACCATCAAGAAGGCCTTTCGGCGGCTGGCACGGCAGTACCACCCGGATGTGAATCCCGGAGACAAGAGCGCAGAGGCTCGCTTCAAGGAGGTGAGTGAGGCCTATGAAGTGCTCTCCGATCCCGACAAGCGGCGGCGCTACGAGCAGTTCGGTCAGTACTGGAGCCAGGTGGGAGGGCCCGCAGGGGGCGGTGGGCCCGGCATGGATGTCGACTTCGGCCGTTACGGCAATTTCGACGACTTCATCAACGATCTGCTCGGTCGCTTTGGCGGTTCCGGCGGGGCGCCGGGAGGTTTCGGGTTCGGCTCCGGTTTCCCCGGAGGCTTCGGGGGTGGCTTTCCTGGCCCCGGTGCTGCCACGGCCCGGGGCGGCGCCGCCAATCTCGATGCTGAAGCCAGCCTCAATCTCACCTACAGCGAGGCCTTTCGCGGCTGCGAACGCACCCTCGCGGTGAACGAGGAGCGGGTCCAGGTGCGTATTCCTGCCGGTGTGAAGGCCGGTAGCCGGCTGCGCCTCAAGGGCAAGGGCAATCTCCAGCCCGGCACGGGGCGCCGCGGCGATCTCTACCTGCAGCTCCAGCTGCAGGAGCATCCCGTCTGGAAACTGGATGGGGATCAGTTGCGGGCCGAGCTGCCCCTCAGCCTCGATGAGTTGGCCCTCGGCGGTGAGGTGCGCGTGGCCACGCCCGATGGCGAGGCTGCCGTCCAGGTGCCACCCGGCATGACCCTGGGCCGCAGCCTCCGCCTCAAGGGCAAGGGCTGGCCGGTGAAGGGGGGGCGCGGTGACCTGCTGCTCACACCCGTACTCAAGCTTCCTGAGGCGCTCAGCCCCGAGGAGCGCAGCTTGCTGGAGCAGTTGCGGCAGGCCCGCAGTGCCGATCCCCGCAGCGGCTGGATCCAGTCGGCGAAGCTCTGA
- a CDS encoding GAP family protein — translation MVSFSLLVEILPLAVGAAVSPLVLILQVMLLGRSTQGLGPSWGFAVGATLVVAGWTLAGLLLGHALPPRTPGPDPVAAVVHLVLALLLLTLGLAIQQGRLVHSSEAAGQPAPTSFSRGLLIGTGSMATNLTSLVLFLPALQDLARAQPPLPTEVLLVSLMALITLLPALAPPALVWLWGARGRRALDRMAPWMAQRQRQIQAVLCFGFAGFLGLKGVSGL, via the coding sequence ATGGTGTCCTTCTCCCTGCTCGTTGAAATTCTGCCCCTTGCGGTGGGGGCGGCAGTGAGCCCATTGGTGCTGATCCTGCAGGTGATGCTCCTGGGCCGAAGCACGCAAGGCCTGGGCCCCAGCTGGGGTTTCGCTGTTGGCGCCACCCTGGTGGTGGCTGGCTGGACCCTGGCCGGATTATTGCTGGGCCATGCCCTGCCGCCCCGCACGCCCGGGCCTGACCCCGTGGCTGCGGTGGTGCACCTCGTGCTGGCGCTGCTGTTGTTGACCCTGGGCCTCGCCATTCAGCAGGGACGCCTCGTCCATTCCTCTGAGGCTGCTGGGCAGCCGGCCCCCACCAGCTTCAGCCGAGGTCTGCTGATCGGAACCGGCAGCATGGCCACCAACCTCACCTCGCTGGTGTTGTTTCTGCCAGCACTGCAGGATCTGGCCCGCGCCCAGCCGCCACTCCCGACCGAAGTGTTGCTGGTGAGTCTGATGGCCCTGATCACCCTGCTGCCCGCCCTGGCTCCACCGGCTCTGGTGTGGCTCTGGGGCGCCCGTGGCCGCCGAGCCCTCGATCGAATGGCGCCCTGGATGGCGCAGCGTCAGCGCCAGATCCAGGCGGTTCTGTGTTTTGGCTTTGCAGGATTCCTGGGGTTGAAGGGCGTCAGCGGCCTCTGA
- a CDS encoding glycoside hydrolase family 10 protein, which produces MGRQLWVLLLLATLGLVLLLHFPARLAAQPSTAGGPTEIRGVWITANDMGVMRDRERMRQTVAQLAELNFNTLYPVVWNSGFAYYPSRVSEDRGLQTFTYRGLQGQDILAELIETAHSHGLLVVPWFEFGFMTPPDSLLARRHPGWLTRTQDGGLTSISAAGKVSWLNPFRPEVQELITDLVLEIMGQYDADGIQFDDHMSLPRDFGYDPFTLALYEKETRKPNSKAPSTASAPPTPQDPAWLKWRADKITAFMGQLRKAVEARRPGAIFSVSPNYYDFAYKLQLQDWLTWVRRDIADEILIQIYRPDVESFLPHLSRVEVQETLQKIPTGIGIMSGQRTRPAPMDLIQSQVLAARERQLGVAFFYLESLWEQSGEPREARLEGLRQLFPTPAPRQRRARSSPLSQPAAPASLPNQPGTPPPVTPVPGTAGPGNALPARPLPLPPPLPSLPGAFAPHAAPPQPTTAFSAVLQEA; this is translated from the coding sequence ATGGGCCGCCAACTCTGGGTGCTGCTGTTGCTGGCGACCTTGGGACTGGTGCTGCTCCTGCACTTCCCAGCCCGGCTTGCCGCCCAGCCGTCCACCGCAGGCGGTCCCACCGAGATCCGGGGGGTCTGGATCACCGCCAACGACATGGGAGTGATGCGGGACCGGGAGCGGATGCGACAGACGGTGGCCCAGCTGGCGGAGCTGAACTTCAACACCCTCTATCCGGTGGTCTGGAACTCCGGCTTCGCCTATTACCCCAGCCGCGTCTCGGAGGATCGCGGCCTGCAGACCTTCACCTACCGCGGGCTGCAGGGCCAGGACATCCTCGCCGAGTTGATCGAGACCGCCCACTCCCATGGCCTTCTGGTGGTGCCCTGGTTCGAGTTCGGCTTCATGACACCACCCGATTCACTCCTGGCCCGGCGGCATCCCGGCTGGCTGACCCGCACACAGGACGGCGGCCTCACCTCGATCAGCGCCGCCGGAAAAGTGTCCTGGCTCAATCCCTTCCGCCCCGAGGTGCAGGAGCTGATCACCGATCTGGTGCTGGAAATCATGGGCCAGTACGACGCGGACGGCATCCAGTTCGACGACCACATGAGCCTGCCGAGGGACTTCGGCTACGACCCCTTCACGCTGGCGCTGTACGAAAAGGAGACCAGGAAGCCGAACTCAAAGGCACCCTCCACGGCATCAGCACCTCCCACTCCACAGGATCCTGCCTGGCTGAAATGGCGGGCGGACAAGATCACGGCTTTCATGGGCCAGCTGCGGAAGGCGGTGGAGGCTCGCCGACCAGGGGCAATCTTCTCTGTGTCGCCGAATTACTACGACTTTGCCTACAAGCTGCAGCTGCAGGACTGGCTCACCTGGGTGAGACGCGACATCGCAGACGAGATCCTGATCCAGATCTATCGCCCCGATGTCGAAAGCTTTCTACCCCATCTCAGCCGGGTGGAGGTACAGGAAACCCTGCAGAAGATCCCCACCGGCATCGGCATCATGAGCGGTCAGCGCACCAGACCCGCACCGATGGACTTGATCCAGTCCCAGGTGCTGGCCGCCAGGGAACGGCAGCTGGGGGTTGCCTTCTTTTACCTCGAAAGCCTCTGGGAGCAAAGCGGCGAACCGCGGGAGGCACGGCTGGAGGGCCTGCGGCAGCTCTTCCCCACCCCAGCTCCGCGACAGCGACGGGCCCGCTCGTCGCCGCTTTCGCAGCCGGCAGCCCCGGCAAGCCTCCCGAACCAACCTGGAACACCACCTCCAGTCACACCAGTTCCCGGAACAGCAGGCCCAGGCAATGCACTGCCGGCGAGACCCCTGCCTTTGCCACCTCCCCTGCCGAGCCTGCCGGGAGCCTTCGCTCCACACGCTGCCCCGCCTCAGCCCACCACTGCATTCTCCGCAGTACTGCAGGAGGCCTGA
- a CDS encoding AAA family ATPase yields the protein MRIAISGSHSLGKSTVVSDWAATHPSFHKEEEPYRALGLHGPYEILFRENSTRLQNGIQMYYNISRIHRYSSPADNVIFDRAPVDYLAYSQYTANQQTTDIDDEFVASMIPPARESLDHLDILAFVPKSDTWPVAMEEDGIRPVDHAYRDDVDAIFKQIYREGRFNVMPTQQAPILIELVGPAEQRLHQLQNAILELQQRTKLAG from the coding sequence ATGCGCATCGCCATTTCAGGCTCCCACTCACTGGGGAAATCCACCGTGGTCAGCGACTGGGCCGCCACCCATCCATCCTTTCACAAGGAGGAAGAACCGTACCGAGCACTGGGACTGCACGGCCCCTACGAGATACTGTTTCGCGAGAACTCAACACGACTGCAAAATGGAATTCAGATGTACTACAACATCTCCCGAATCCACCGCTACTCAAGCCCTGCGGATAACGTCATATTCGATCGCGCACCCGTCGACTACCTAGCCTACTCACAATACACCGCAAACCAACAAACTACCGACATTGACGATGAATTTGTCGCCTCAATGATTCCTCCCGCAAGGGAGTCTCTGGACCACCTCGACATTCTTGCATTCGTACCGAAGTCTGACACCTGGCCTGTGGCGATGGAAGAAGATGGCATCCGACCGGTGGATCATGCCTACCGTGATGATGTTGATGCCATCTTCAAGCAGATCTATCGCGAGGGGCGCTTCAATGTCATGCCGACCCAACAGGCTCCAATATTGATCGAGCTGGTTGGACCAGCAGAGCAACGACTTCATCAACTGCAGAACGCCATCCTCGAGCTTCAGCAACGCACCAAGCTCGCCGGATAA
- a CDS encoding PepSY domain-containing protein: MATIALATALGLPAPTRADTTPDPARVVAQAPAPAITMQQAINTATEAVPGGRVIEIDLDREKGRVIWEALVESSTGRFEIYVDATTGQIVKKERDD, translated from the coding sequence GTGGCCACCATCGCTCTGGCGACGGCCCTCGGGCTACCGGCCCCGACCCGTGCGGACACCACCCCGGATCCGGCACGGGTCGTAGCCCAGGCCCCCGCACCTGCCATCACGATGCAGCAGGCCATCAACACAGCCACTGAGGCCGTCCCCGGGGGACGGGTGATCGAGATCGACCTCGACCGGGAGAAGGGCCGCGTGATCTGGGAGGCCCTGGTGGAGAGCTCAACGGGCCGCTTCGAGATCTATGTGGACGCCACCACCGGACAGATCGTCAAGAAAGAACGCGACGACTGA